Proteins found in one Alteromonas macleodii genomic segment:
- a CDS encoding FadR/GntR family transcriptional regulator: MNELVYYDLKRAAKMTPSLSVQVAKEIGRRIVAGSLEPGTLLEEENSLAERYQVSRVVIRDAVKILVGKGLLDVRRGIGTKVRPRSEWILLDDDVLAWHITAPPNEHFISQLMDVRLAFEPKAARWAAERAEPEALKEIEDAVIRMEQESGSLEKFIVADALFHQAVLRAAHNEFLTSMEGMIYSALLVSVRITNQDPRKNSDSVKFHRDVYEMIANGDGVGAETLTAKLLNDAIRRLKEAFGDNFRQQ; encoded by the coding sequence ATGAATGAATTAGTTTATTACGACTTAAAACGTGCTGCCAAAATGACGCCAAGCTTGTCTGTGCAAGTGGCGAAAGAAATTGGCCGTCGTATCGTCGCTGGCTCTCTAGAGCCAGGCACCTTGTTAGAAGAGGAAAATTCATTAGCAGAACGCTATCAGGTTAGCCGAGTCGTTATTCGTGACGCGGTAAAGATTTTGGTTGGCAAAGGGCTTTTGGATGTTAGACGGGGCATAGGTACTAAAGTTCGCCCCCGTAGCGAGTGGATATTGTTAGATGATGATGTGCTTGCCTGGCATATCACAGCACCACCTAATGAACACTTCATTAGTCAATTGATGGATGTAAGGTTAGCGTTTGAGCCTAAGGCTGCGCGTTGGGCTGCAGAACGTGCTGAACCTGAAGCACTTAAAGAAATCGAAGATGCTGTTATTCGTATGGAGCAAGAGTCGGGCTCGCTAGAAAAGTTTATTGTTGCCGATGCTTTATTCCACCAAGCCGTATTGCGGGCAGCACACAATGAATTTTTGACCTCAATGGAAGGTATGATTTACTCAGCACTTTTAGTAAGTGTTCGTATAACCAATCAAGATCCGCGAAAAAATAGCGACTCCGTTAAATTTCATCGAGATGTTTATGAAATGATAGCGAATGGCGATGGTGTGGGAGCTGAGACACTTACAGCAAAACTTCTTAATGATGCTATTAGAAGGCTCAAAGAAGCCTTTGGCGATAACTTCAGACAACAATAA
- a CDS encoding 2-dehydro-3-deoxy-6-phosphogalactonate aldolase: MSSDKRAELPLIAILRGVTPQTILDVASVLVTAGFTKIEVPLNSPNALESIRLLVKEYGTKNFELGAGTVTRLDLAEQVLETGANLVVTPNCNVDVIKTAVDAGCVTYPGVVTPTEAFNAVHAGATNLKLFPISMVGVGGMSAMKSVLPPDIALFPVGGIDATSESMTPYLNKGAKGFGLGSQLYKPSMSLDEISEKADAFVKTYKAVIGE; this comes from the coding sequence ATGAGCAGTGATAAGCGCGCTGAACTACCTCTCATAGCTATTTTGCGGGGCGTAACACCTCAGACAATCCTGGATGTCGCTAGCGTACTAGTAACAGCAGGGTTTACCAAAATAGAGGTTCCTTTGAATAGTCCTAATGCGCTGGAGAGCATACGTTTGCTCGTAAAAGAGTATGGTACCAAGAACTTCGAATTGGGCGCAGGTACAGTAACCAGATTAGATTTGGCTGAACAAGTTTTAGAAACGGGAGCGAACCTTGTGGTAACGCCGAACTGCAACGTAGATGTTATTAAAACAGCTGTCGATGCGGGGTGTGTTACCTATCCTGGTGTAGTAACTCCTACAGAAGCATTCAACGCGGTGCATGCAGGCGCAACCAATTTAAAGCTATTCCCAATCTCTATGGTGGGCGTAGGGGGGATGAGCGCTATGAAAAGTGTGTTACCACCAGATATTGCGTTGTTTCCCGTGGGCGGTATTGACGCCACTTCAGAATCAATGACTCCCTATTTGAACAAGGGGGCTAAAGGTTTTGGGTTAGGTTCGCAGCTCTACAAGCCTTCTATGTCTTTAGATGAAATAAGTGAGAAAGCAGACGCGTTTGTTAAAACATATAAAGCAGTAATAGGCGAATAA
- a CDS encoding 2-dehydro-3-deoxygalactonokinase, producing MDNDIATFVVDWGTSNFRLFGLDSKGVLVNTIEAPMGLLQIKDGKFAEALEPKLKAMTSSYQHIPVLMAGMVGSASGWKEVPYVAAPASVSDVAHSAVCFELPWGARARILPGVSYRSAELYCDVMRGEEVQVFGLPLITDSDNMHIVLPGTHSKHVDIKSGAISSFSTYFTGELFALLSHYSSVKPPLPAQEIVDENAFLKGVKRTANGALLNDIFSARALRLFGELADHEVADYLSGILIGNELHSSTHRNIYLVGGEALCARYELAAKELQIETYTFSGNTCFLNGIARIIKEIENEQ from the coding sequence CCACGTTTGTTGTCGACTGGGGCACAAGTAACTTCCGGCTTTTTGGATTAGATAGCAAAGGTGTATTAGTTAATACCATAGAGGCGCCTATGGGCCTTCTACAAATAAAAGACGGTAAATTCGCTGAAGCATTAGAGCCTAAGTTAAAAGCCATGACATCGAGTTATCAACATATCCCAGTGCTAATGGCAGGGATGGTTGGCTCTGCGTCGGGATGGAAAGAAGTGCCTTATGTTGCAGCACCCGCATCTGTTTCTGATGTTGCGCATAGCGCAGTGTGTTTTGAACTACCCTGGGGAGCGCGGGCTAGAATTTTACCTGGAGTAAGTTATAGGTCGGCTGAACTTTATTGCGACGTTATGCGTGGTGAGGAGGTTCAGGTGTTTGGATTACCTCTAATAACTGATTCAGACAATATGCACATTGTACTGCCAGGTACACACAGTAAACATGTCGATATTAAAAGCGGAGCCATTTCGAGCTTTTCGACTTATTTTACAGGCGAACTTTTCGCATTGCTAAGTCATTATTCATCGGTAAAACCCCCTTTGCCGGCTCAGGAAATCGTCGATGAAAATGCTTTTTTAAAGGGAGTTAAGCGGACGGCAAACGGCGCATTGCTTAACGATATTTTTTCTGCCCGAGCGCTCAGGTTATTTGGTGAACTCGCCGATCACGAGGTGGCGGATTACCTGTCTGGAATTTTAATTGGTAATGAATTACACAGTTCAACGCACAGAAATATCTATTTAGTCGGCGGTGAAGCATTGTGTGCTCGCTATGAGTTAGCTGCCAAAGAATTACAAATAGAGACGTACACGTTTTCTGGGAACACCTGTTTTTTAAATGGTATCGCAAGAATTATCAAGGAGATTGAAAATGAGCAGTGA